ACGTAAGTTTACTATTTCTACCGCAACATTGCCTTATTTAACTCGCCCAGGACAAATTCGTTATAAATTAGTGGGGGGTAAAACACGTTATGCAGATCACCGATTAACGGGTGATAGCGCAATTGGCGGTGAAATTTCCTATGGGGTGAGTAATGCATGGAGCTTATATGGTGGTAGCCAATTATCTCAACACTACCAATCAGTTGCTATTGGTGTGGGGCGTGACCTTTCCATGTTTGGTGCTCTCTCTTTTGATATCAACCAATCATTTGCCAAATTATCAGAGCGTGATAAACAAGGTCGTTCATATCGTGTGAACTACTCGAAATCATTTGATGAAGTAAAAACCAATATTACCTTCGCAGGTTATCGTTTTACGGATGAAGACTATCGTACTTTAAGTCAAACCATGGAAGAACGAAGAACTGGGCAGGATGCTTATTCTCCAAAAGAAAGTTATCAGATTTATTTAAATAAATATTTTGATAATTTCTCATTATCACTTAATTATCAACACAATACTTTCTGGAATAGCCGTTCTCAGACTCAATATGGTATTTATGCCAATACGCGATTCTCTTTATCTAAAGTAAAAATTCGCGATATTAACTTAACATTGTCTGCTTTCCGATCTCAGCGTGAAGGAGTGAATGATGACACGTTGAGTTTATATATGTCAGTACCTTTTGATCAAGGTGGAAAACCTTACTTTCTCTGAACAATATACAAAAACAGATGGGAAAGGTCGTTATAGCCACAATGTGGGCTACAGTGGATATGATGAAGGTTTGAGTTACAGCATGAATGCAGGCTTAACACACGGAAAAGACGTTGATTCAGAGTCTTCATTTAGTGGTTATGTCAGTAAAGATATGAGCCTGGCAAACCTAGCGGCAAGCGCAAGTTATGTGCCTAGTCAGTATAAGAGTTTAAGCGGGACAGTTTCAGGGGGGGTAACAGGAACATCTCATGGTTTGGTTCTTCATCAACCGGCTTATGGTGATACTCGCTTAATTATTGAAACACCAGGGATATCAGATGTGCCGATTGAAGGTGAATCAGTAAAAACAAATACATTTGGGTTAGCGGTTATACCAAGTGTGACCAGTTTCCGTAGTTCATCAGCTGCGATTGATGTAAGTGCATTACCTGATAATTATGATGCCATTGATACGATGACCGATGTCACCTTAACAAGAGGGGCAATTGGGTATCGTCAAATGAAAGTAATTAAAGGTTATAAATTATTTGCCACAGTCAATATGAGTGATGGTAAACACCCACCATTTGGAGCAAGTATTCGTAATAAAGATAATGTGGAGTTAGGTATTGTCGGAGATGAAGGTATCGCTTGGGTAGTTGGTGTCGCTGAAAATGAAGAATTGGGTGTCTTCTGGGGAAATGAAAAGCGTTGCGCCATTAATATACCTGAAACTATTGATCCTAAAACTCAAATGCTATTAATGCCATGTAAGTAATGCTAATAAGGTTAACCGTAAATGAAAAAAGAATTTAATAAAACTGTTATTTCCACTCTTTTCATCTCATTAATGGGGATCTCTAGTGTTGCTCAAAGCGCAGTAACACTAGATAGAACAAGAGTGATTTTTCCTGGGACAGAAAAGTCGATTAACATTACTATTCGTAATGATAATCCAACGCTTCCTTATTTAGCACAAACATGGATTGATGATGCTAATGAGAAAAAATTAACAACAGGACCATTAATTGCGACACCACCGATCCAGCGTCTAGATCCTAAATCATCAAGTATCGTACAAATTAGTACGACACCTTCTATCACATCATTACCAAAAGATAGAGAGACTGTTTTTTACTATAACTTACGCGAAGTTCCACCTAAATCTGAAGAAGCGAACGTTTTACAAATTGCATTACAAAGTAGAGTAAAACTGTTCTATCGTCCGGCAGAAATTCTGTCTCAAGCAGATAGCATGTGGTTTCATAGTGTGACATTAACGCCGTCAGCGAAAGGGTATACTGTAAATAACGTGACGCCTTTTTATTTAACAGTAATTGGGCTAGCTTCAACACAAAAAGCATCTGAAACAGGCGCTTTTAGTGTTGTGATGATCCCGCCTAAATCAGATCATGAATTCGCTGTGCCTAAAACAAATATTCCCTATATGACCATTATTAATGATTATGGCGGAAAACCAACACTGCAATTTAAGTGTGAACAAGCTAAATGCACTGTAGCAAAAGAAATGTAATATAAGGAATAGAATATGAATTCCCAGAAATTTTGTTATCTAAAAAATAGCTGTTTATCTATGATAATTTTATTATCTGGGAGTTATGCCTATGCCAAAGTGATTACTATTGAAACAAAGCCTTTATTAAATTCGACTGAGACAATAGAAAGTGCATATAACAATAAAAGCAGTAGCTATATTTATGTCACCGCTAATCTTATCAGCTCACCCTGTAAATTAATTGATTACAAAATAAAAAACCATCGTCCTAAAAATAAATTTTTAATTTATGATACTTTTCTAATTACAGCGAATTTCTCTGAATGTGGTATAGGTAATTCATTTTCTCCACAGACTGTTAAAAATATGTCGGCACCGACACCCATTAATTTATCTTTTATTGAGTATGATCGTGTTTTATCAAAGCAAAAATTTTCATTACAAAATGGTAGAAATGCATTGCAATTTGAAGCGCGAGAATTAGGTGCTCATAGCTATCTGATGGAGATATATTATGAATAAGTTGATTTATCTATTATTGCCACTATGTAGCCTATCCATTTATAGCTATGCAGGTGGTTCATTAGATATTTCTTTTATGGGAAATCTAGTTTCTACAGGATGTAAGCTCCCTGAATCGCCTTATAACTTAGAAGTTCAGCTTAATAAGATTAGTAGCAAATATCTTTATGAATATGGTCGTTCTCAACCTGTTAATTTTTCTATCCCTATCGTTGATTGTTATATAAGTGATTTAAATAAAACGATTTCAATAAAATTAAATAGCAATACTCTTGTGACAGATAAAGGTATTAGTTATTTAAAAACAGAAGGTAGCTCTAATGTTTTATTAGGCCTACTTGATAACAATGATGCAGTTATTAAGTTTAATGAAAAAATTGATATGGCGCGTGTTTTAGCGACAGGTCAAAACGAACAAAACTTATTAAATTTTAAAGTATATGCGCGCCCACCTGTTACAGGGGATTTAAAAGAGGGGGCATTTTCATCTACCATTACATTTAATATTGATTATCAATAGGAGGCGGGTAATGAAGAAAATAATACTAGCGCTAACTATTGGCTTATTCTATGTACCTATTTCATTTGCTGAAATTCAGATTACAGTTAATGCGATGCTAGTGGATCCTGCATGTACCGTAACCGATGGTAAAGGGGCAAAAAGAGCTATTTGTTAATTTTCAAAATGTAGATGTTAATGCAATAGTAAAAACACCACCAAAAACCTTTGATGTATTAATTAAAGATTGTAACTTAAATAAAATGATGAATTTATATCTTTCCCCTAAAGATAATGGTTACTTTTCTTATAATGGTACTGATGTATTAGCCACAACAACGGCGCAATTAGGGATTGAATTTTCTGATATTACCAGTGGCAAACGTAAAATTAATGTTCAGCGTTATGAACGTATTACGCCAATTCTTAGTAGTAGTAATTCAGGAAAAATATCACTAAGTACTCAATTGGTATCAAATCGTTCTGGCACACAGCTTAAAATGGGACCTTTTACAGCTAATGTTTCGTTATTAGTTGATTATAATTAGAGGCTAGTATGAAAAATTGTTTATCATTAATAAATAAAAAGATATTAATTTATTTAGGGGCTACGATTAGCATCAGTTTATTCTCTCCGTTAAATTATGCAGCTAATTATCCATCTGTTTATATTGATACAATTCAGAATCCCTCAGATGGATATACAATTAACCTTTCGGCTAGTAATGTTCAAATTTCTAAAACACCCACAATTGCATCAAATGGTGACTTTTTTTATCAAGTAGGGCCAACATTCAAAGTAAATAAAGGTGTCAAAGGGCAAGTACAGTCCAGCGGGATGGTTAACTGTATGGGGAGTTATGTAAAACAATTTCCAGAGGGAACTAGAATAAGAGGAGATAATCATCTTCATCGTATATTTGTTTATTCTCCTCAAATGCCTTATACACTAAATGGATTACCTGTTTTCCAGCTTAGTTATAATACGTTTGTTACAATTGTTCCACCTGATGATATTTTAAATAAATGGAACACAATAAGAAAAAATGCACGGTTTTGTAATCCAACATCAGCCATGCTTAGAGACTATTTTACAAAAGGGAAAAATAAAAATTACTCTATTGATAAGTTTTATTATCAATTTCCTTTCGAAATTTCAGTTTTTATAAGAAAAAGAAATATCGATGGGATAACTATTATTCCAAGTTCAGATTTTGCAGGATATGCGAGGGCATGGACGAATATAGCCGATACATCATTGGCATTTAGTTCATTACCTCAATCCATGCCAATTAGCAGTACAACAGCACCAATGAGGTTGATTGGGGCTACCTTGATATCACCTGCAGAATGTCGAACTGATGTGGGTTATAACTTGGTTATTAATCACGGTGTATTAAATGCTGAAAAGTATGAAAGCCGAGTTGTTAGACCGATTAATTTCTCTTGTGATCACGTTGTTCCAACCCCTGTTGAATTTGAGCTACTTTATACAAAAGATGGCGATCCACAACAGCGATTACCTTTGAAAGTGGATGGCACAAATAAAACTATTTATAGCAAAATTCAAATGATTGATGCGGAGACAGGTAATCGAGGGCAGAGATTCACTTCTCGGGTGGGGCAATATAAACAGATCCAAATAGAAAGTATATTAAAAGGAACAAATGCCAGTGGAGGTAATTATAGTGGTACTGCTGTGTTAATTGCCGCGTATCCTTAATAATTTTTATTAATCTAAATAAGAAAAATAAAAGCGTTATTTATTTTTTAATAACGCTTTTTTATTGAATATTACGACGTATTTATGACTAATAGTAACTAATTGTTATCTCTATTAATTAAATTCAAGTACAAAGTTGGCTGACGCATTTACTTTACCTGGTTTTACATCATCGCCATAACGAAAATACTCTGCTTTCAATGGTACGCTAGTGGAGCCATTGGCTAAATCTGCCAGTTTAACAAATTGATTATTCACTAAACGTGTATCATTACTTAATGGTGATGAGACAACAAAACCAATGCCTTCAGCATTATCACGACCACCTTCATTATCTGCTTTAATTACGGATCCTTGTCCTTCATAACTTGCAATATTATTTGCCATAAGTTTTATTTTGGCAGAAACGTTACCAGTGCAATTGATTTTTAGATGATCTTCAGCATAAGCCTGTTCAGTGGGAAAACCTATTTTAGGAAATGCAGAAGTTGATATTCTAGGAAGGTTCATAACAAGATTGGTATTTTCTGCACTGCATGAGGTTGGAGCGCTATTTATTTTAACAGATAAACGATAACTAAAGCCAACAGCTGTCGTCCCTCCACCAGAATTAAAACGGTTAACTAATATTGAACCGAGGTATTGGGTTCTAAAGTCAGCCTCTTTGGGATTCTCTTTAGTTGAGTAGACAATCACCGTTGCATCGATAGGATAAAGATGATCGTCATCGACAGGGATCTCTTGTCCTGGCTGGCTTCTAAATGGTAATCCCGTTTTATTGTCATATAAAACATAAACATAATCATCCCTTTTTACTGCAGGGCCATTAGGGACGATGTAATAAGCAGGTTTACCATCGATATCCATATAATAGGTCGCTTTAATACCACTACCTTCACTATAAGTGACATAAGCATAAACTTCGGAATTTGGAGAGCAGTCTGCAACGGGTATATTTCCACCATCACGAACAAAAGTAAATCGACCTATTTCTTGATTAACCTTAATGACACCACTGAGGTTAATAACATTTCCTCGAGAATCCATTGTGCCATGTTTAATTCCCCCGTTATTTACACAGCCATCAGCATGGCTATAAAAAGAAACAGAAGATAAGCCAAGTATAAAAGTAAGAAATAATAAATTATTGGTTCTCTTTTTTGCATTAGTCATTTTATTTCCTTATTTACACTCAGCAGTTAAAATATATAACCCATTGTTTGAAATCTCATTATTTGTATTATACATGGCATGGCAATGATATATTTTGCCTTCAGATTTCCACGAAACTTGAATATCGCCTTGTGGTTTATCTGCGACAAAATAGAGTTGATTAAAGTTAGACACCCATTGTTTTTCAGTTTGTCCAATATCAGCTTGCGCTCCCATAGGAATAACGCTGTTATTGGGGGTTTCTAATGTGAGTAAGAACTTAAATCCCTTTTTAGCATCAAAATCAGCAAGAATTAATGCGCCTTTTGTTGGGATCATATTACTAATAATATTGTTGCTAATTTCAGTATCAGCAGGGATAGATTTCGTATCAATGCTAATATTATTTTTCTGATAAGGTGACATTCCTGAAATAATCGCTAAACCACGACTATTTGTTTTCACAGACTGGCCATTAATGACTTCAATATTAGCAGTATCTTTAGTGAGAATTAAAGCATTGGTCTGTTGTAATGATGGTGTAAGTACTGCGCCATATTGTGTTGCAACTAAAGCACCACTAAGACCGTAATTAAGATTTTGTCTATTTTTTGAGTATGAGTACCCCGCATTTACAATCGCTGATGAGGTTTTATAAGAACCGTTTAATCCGCCACTATAGTTGATATCTTTATTACCATAACCTTGATAAATATCCCAGCTAGCTTGGTTTTTCTCACCATAAGTTCCACTTAAACGTGCTGTATGTAAGGTTTGATCGTTATTATTAGTTGAGACAGCATAATTTGCCCACACATAGTTTTCATTCCACGTTAATGGAATACTGATATTCATACTTAAATCGTAAGTGTTTTTATCATTGTTATTGTATCTATAGCCATCGTAATAAGTATAATAAATGCTGTAATTAATCTTATTTATCGAGCTATTAAATCCAACGTTATAAGAGCTAATATTTTTTCCATCAGCATATTTATAAATGATCGAATTTAAATTTATTGAGGAAGTATTTGAAAATAGAGGTTGGCTAATTGACATCGTATATTCATTTTTTAATCCCTCATTTGTTTTATATTCTTGATCCTTGTATTCCATCGCATCATTGAAGTTAAGAAAGTTAGCATCAAAATGGCGATAACCTACTACAGAGACATTAGTATTAGTTAATTCAATATTTTTTTGAATAATTAACTCTAAAAGCATTACCATTTAAAGAGTTATCATGATTAACTGTTGATTTTGCATAAAGCCAATCCGCTGTAATAGCGCCATAACTTCCAAAGTTAATCCCACTTCCTAAACCAAAAGATTGATATTTTTCAGCAACAAGTAAACCACTATAAAGGGTGACATAATCGGTTAAACCGTAATAAGCTTCGGCCTGAGTTAAATAGGTACCATCACCGCTATTATGGCTATCGTATTTCCCTGTTGAAAAACTATATCTCATTTCACCTTTTCGTTCTAAGCTAGCAATAGAAGAAAAAGGTACAATGAAATTTTTTTCTGAACCATCAGACTCTTTTACATTAATATATAGATTTCCTCCGCTACTCATTGGAGAATAATCAATAATATTAAAAGGTCCTGCTGGTACACTCTTTTTGTAGATAACTTGCCCATTTTGTGTAATGGTAATGATAGATTCAGAGTTGGCAATACCGACAACACTAGGGGCATAGGTTCTATTTTGGTAAGGTGTCATTAGGCGATCTGTCATTAACTTCAATCCGCGATATTTAACAGAGTCAAATAATTGGGATGAACTATAAAGATCACCTATTTGTAATTCACTTTTTAGGGAATAAATATCTCTAGAAAGGACGTTACTTAATGTATTCCATTTATTCTTACCATTTTCATTTCTCGTCCATGTTGAATAATTATAAAAACGCCATGCATCAAAGTTAATTTGACTTTGGATATTACCATAGTAACTATCGTTGGTTTCACCATTACTGCGATGATTGAATGATGAAAATGAATAGTTAACTAAAGTCGCAGGAATACCGGGGTCCCAGTTATTAACTTCGTTTAGTTGACGTCTATTTTCGTTAATATATTTTTGCGGTAAAGTTAGTACATACTGGTTTCTATTTAAATCTAGCGTGCTAACAGTGTGTTCAATAAGGCTAATATTAATAAATTTTTCATCTTTTTTAATTAATTCACTAGGAATATCAACACCAGCTTGATACCACTCATCAGCTGTTAGTAAAGGTACTAGGTTTTTTTTATTTTCTGCGTTATCCATTAACGAAAATTCAACTTCACGATTAAAAATACGATTTTTATTAATAAAAAAATCAATATGGTAATAACCTGGTGCAATAGAAGATTCTCTAAATACACTAAGGTCTTCATTTGTTACCTGTTGTGAATGACCTTCAATATTCAATAGATTAGGTGGGTAATAATCATCCGCTGAAGTATTAAATGAGAAAAATAAACCTCCAAACATTAATAAATGGAGTGGAGATTTATTTAAATAATGATCCTTTTCTATTTTCATGTTGAAATAAATCTCTTAGTTATAATTTAAAATCAACTGGAACACCCTTACCAAAGTCATCAATATAAATAAGCTGAATTTTATTTTGATTACTTTGTATTTTATTGACTTTTATAATTGTTTCGGACTTTGGAGATAAATAACCTGGATTATCTTCAACTTCACTATGATTAAGAAATATCTTTCCAATATTGATGAAAAAAGGCGTATTGTTAGTAATCACTATATTGCCATTCTTTAATGACCATTTAAGTGTTTTTACTTCGTTTTCAATATTAATATGACTAAGTGATTGCGGACGATAAATTAATTTTATTTTATTTGTCATGGAATAACGTAGAACATTTTCTAAGTTCTCATTGCTGGGGGCCACAAACTTAACATTAATCCAATACATTGATTCGACATCATTAGGAAGCGTAATATTTTTAGTGACTTGTAATGTATTTTTTTGCTGTGCAACAAGTTTTAATAAAGGAGGGGTAATAACAAAATTTTGGGTCACTTTACCGTTAAGATCTTCAATCCAAGATTGTAATAAATAATTTGTGTCTTTATCGGTATTAAATGCGACAAAGCCTTCGTTATTGCTTTGTTCATTATAAATGACTCGTGTCGTTTCTAGGCCAAAACCAGCAAAGCTTGGTGCTATGGTACCTAATAGTAGTCCTAACCCTAAAAATACATTTTTGAAAGACATAACGATAACAACCTTAATGTAAGCGCGCAGACTAAAGTATTAACCTGCGCTTAATTATTATTGATAAGTAATGGTATAGTTTAGTGTCGCGTCTGCTTGACCAGGGCTAACGGTGTCTGCCGTGCTGATATATTTAGCGACAAACTCTGCATTCCAAGTTGTATCAGCACCTTCAACGTCAATGGATTCCGTTTTGCTTCCATTAATAACCAATGCCTTACTCATATCTTTGGTGTTATAAATACGAATACCTACGTTTTTAGCGGTCTCTGAACTGGTTGGGTTATCTAATGCTAAAATTTGATCGGAGCTACTATCGGCTTTGCCATCGAGTTTTAGTGTTACTTTTCCTACTGGTGGGCATTGTTCTAAAGTAATTTCAATTTTGCCATTCCCATTTTCACCACCCACTTCAGAATCTTTTCCATCAAATGCACTAGTCGGATAACGGCCCATTAATACGTTTGCATTCGGCGAATTAGTGTCGTTAATATCGATAATGCAAGAAGAAGAATAAATTAAGCCTTTAAAACTTAAAGTTCCTGTTTGTGTTTCAACTGCTAATACACTAGCGCTTGCCATCATTGTTGAAATAAGCAAAGTGATTGGAAAAAGTTTTTTTGTTGAAATAGTCATTTTATGACCTCTATAGATTTATATAAATAGTAGTTGTTTTCTCAATGAAAACAGATTAAATGCTATTTAATTTAGAGATTAACTTACTATTACCAATTATAAATCTAGTAAAAGCATCTGAATATACAAGTGCTTTAAACAGATAAATAAAATAACAAGATATAATCTTTTATAAAATAGCTTGTTAGTATTAATTAATTATATAAATTTCATATTTAGGGGAATTTATCATTTTTAATTAATGCTGAGTTCTTTATGACATTCAAGTTGGCTTTGAGTGAAAGGAGTTTAGTGATTTAACTGAAGTATGTCTTATTGACAATGTTACAAAATTTTCTTATGAAAAATAAAAATATCGTTAATATTATAATAAATAAAAATAAAAAATTGAATATTTTCAATTTGTTATTTTAAGCTTTGATAAGCATATGACGATAAAGTAGTTTAAGTTTACTTTATTGACATTATATTTAGTTACAAATTTTGAGTGATTTAACGTAGTAAAATAAAATAATTAATATATATAAATTTAATTGTCATACATATATAAGCAGAAAATTATAAAAATAGATAGTCTAAAAATGATGGCTTGATATTGGCAAATTAAAATAAAGATAGGTAATTATAACTATTATGCTTTATTTATTCTGCGGTATAGCGTAGCAATACTTATTCCTAACATTTTGGCTGCTTTTTTCTTTCCATCTAGAGTATATCCTGTTTTATCTAATACCTGTATGATTGTTTGGTATTCTAAACGGTGTCTTTTTATTTTTAAATTATCTTTTTCTTTATTTAATTGAGATTGTTTATCGTTATTTTTTATATTCTCTACCATGGGTTCCAATAAATATTCATTTTTGTTATTTATCGTTTCTGCGGTTTCTAATAGATAAGGTGGCAGATGGCTGAGGTTTAAATCAAGGGTATCACCTTGCATAACATACATATATTCAATCACATTGCGTAACTCTCTGATATTACCCGACCAATCATAGGAATATAAATAGTTAATGATGGAATTAGGGATCTTCGTTGCAGGTCGCTGATAGGTTAAGGCTAAATCATCCGCAAAAAATTGTGCAAGTTCAGCAATATCTTCTCGATGATCACGTAATGCAGGAACATGGATTGGAACAACATTAAGGCGATAAAACAGATCTTCACGAAATTGCCCTTTATTTACCATATCACGCAGATCTTTGTTTGTGGCGGCAATAATTCGTACATCAATATTGATCGTATTATTAGAGCCAACACGAGTAATGCTTTTTTCTTGAAGTACTCGTAAAAGCTTAGCTTGTAAATGCAAAGGCATATCCCCAATTTCATCAAGAAATAGGCTACCGCCATGTGCTAATTCAAATTTACCAATGCGTCCCTTAGGATCAGCACCGCTAAATGCACCACGGACATAACCAAAAAGCTCACTTTCTAGTAGTTGTTCTGGGATAGCGGCACAGTTAATAGTAATAAAAGGTTGTTTTGTACGTAGGCTTTGTTGATGGATAGTGTAAGCAACTACTTCCTTACCTGATCCACTTTCTCCGGTGATAAGGACACTGGCATGGCTAACGGCTACTTTGCTTAACATGTTTTTTAATTGGAACATCTTTTGTGAGTTACCAATTAAAGGTGAGTGGGGATTTTCATCAACGGAAAGGGTATTTACTTGCGTCATATAATCACGGGCATCATGAAAGATAACCATGGTAAGCTGATCATTATCAACGGATGAAAAGGTGATTTTTTTGCACAGTACATGATAGCGTTGTTGGTTTAATATTAGCCATGCTTCTTCATCACCATAAAGGATATCGCCAGTCATATCGATATCAAGGGATTGGCCAATTAATTCGCAATCAAAAAAACGTAAAGCAGAAAGGTTGGCGTGCCAAATTTTACCTTGGCTATCAATCGCAATAACACCTCTATCCATTACATCAATCAAATTTCGAAAAGTACCGAATCGCTCTTGCTCTCTAAGCCTTTCAAGGCATTCAAAAATACGGCTTGAAATCATCCCTGAAAATTGTTCGATGAAGGTGATAAAAGCTTGTTTTTGTTTCATCAAAAACATTTTTTGTTCTCGGTTAGAACAGATAATTCCAATTACACCAATAACTTGGTTATTCAGAAAAATAGGAGCATTAAGATCAAGCTCTTCAGTACAAGTTAAGCGGTTTTGGCACAATTGACAGAGGCTATTTTCTTTAGGATCTTCAATTAATATGGTTTTCTGTACCTGTAATACATGGCGATAAATATGCCCATTGTTAGAGACATCTTGATTGAGCATATAACGGTAGCGGCCCGTACCCGCAATACGAATTAAGTTGTTGTCAATAATTTCAACATCGGTGCCTGTGATGCCAGCAATAGCATCGGTATATTTACTCATTTCATCTTGTAGGGTACTAAGTAACGAGTGCATCACATTTTCACCTCACCTTAAAATTATCAATATTGATAATAAATTATCATTTTCTATTTTTAATTCTTAATTTAATTATTATTTATCAATGTATTAAGCTATTTTTGTATAAAGCTCACATGGTTTCTTATTATTGATAATTTATCACTTAAATAAAACCGCCTAGATCACAGCTTTTCTGTATCGTTAATTTCATTTTTTTATCACAAAAAATAAATTATTTTAAAATCAATGGATTATATTTAATTGCATGCTTTTGGAAGGAGTTGGCATATATATTGCGATATAAGGGATAACCCTATGTATTTCGATTAATCGCGATATGGGTTATCGCGAATTTTAAAGTGTGATTAAGAGGTAATTCCATGCAGGAGCAATTGCAGTACCTGATTAACCAAAGTTCATTTACGCGAAAACCAACCGCTGAGCTTGCCCCTTTTCGTTATGAAGAGTTAGTGAAAGCGTTAGATTTTCACAGAACGATCCCAGGATATGCACCTACACCATTATTTCATTTACCCCAGTTAGCCAAAACCTTAGGGGTTGGTGAGCTATATCTCAAAGATGAGTCTTTTCGTTTTGGTTTAAAGGCCTTTAAAGCCTTGGGCGGCGCTTATGCAATGGCGCGCCATATTGCTGATTTCCTCGAGATGGATATAAGTGAATTACCTTATGAGGTAATGATCAGTGATGAGATCAGGAAAAAGTTAAATGGTGTGACTTTTGCGACAACCACTGATGGGAATCATGGACGTGGTGTTGCTTGGATGGCAAGACAGTTAAAGCAAAAAGCAGTGGTCTATATGCCAAAAGGATCATCACAAGAGCGTTTGGATGCCATTTTACGTGAAGGTGCCATCGCTGAAATCGTTGATATGAACTATGACGATGCGGTGAGAATGACGGCTGAAATGGCTGATAAATATGGTTGGATAGTTGTTCAAGATACGGCATGGGATGGCTATGAAGAGATCCCTCTTTGGATCATGCAAGGTTATGGCACTTTAATGCTGGAATCTCTCGCGCAGTTACATGAAGTACCCCCGACGCATATTTTTGTGCAAGCCGGTGTAGGCTCTTTTGCCGGTATGG
This genomic stretch from Proteus vulgaris harbors:
- the fhlA_2 gene encoding formate hydrogenlyase transcriptional activator: MHSLLSTLQDEMSKYTDAIAGITGTDVEIIDNNLIRIAGTGRYRYMLNQDVSNNGHIYRHVLQVQKTILIEDPKENSLCQLCQNRLTCTEELDLNAPIFLNNQVIGVIGIICSNREQKMFLMKQKQAFITFIEQFSGMISSRIFECLERLREQERFGTFRNLIDVMDRGVIAIDSQGKIWHANLSALRFFDCELIGQSLDIDMTGDILYGDEEAWLILNQQRYHVLCKKITFSSVDNDQLTMVIFHDARDYMTQVNTLSVDENPHSPLIGNSQKMFQLKNMLSKVAVSHASVLITGESGSGKEVVAYTIHQQSLRTKQPFITINCAAIPEQLLESELFGYVRGAFSGADPKGRIGKFELAHGGSLFLDEIGDMPLHLQAKLLRVLQEKSITRVGSNNTINIDVRIIAATNKDLRDMVNKGQFREDLFYRLNVVPIHVPALRDHREDIAELAQFFADDLALTYQRPATKIPNSIINYLYSYDWSGNIRELRNVIEYMYVMQGDTLDLNLSHLPPYLLETAETINNKNEYLLEPMVENIKNNDKQSQLNKEKDNLKIKRHRLEYQTIIQVLDKTGYTLDGKKKAAKMLGISIATLYRRINKA
- the focC_6 gene encoding fimbrial chaperone protein, with the translated sequence MSFKNVFLGLGLLLGTIAPSFAGFGLETTRVIYNEQSNNEGFVAFNTDKDTNYLLQSWIEDLNGKVTQNFVITPPLLKLVAQQKNTLQVTKNITLPNDVESMYWINVKFVAPSNENLENVLRYSMTNKIKLIYRPQSLSHINIENEVKTLKWSLKNGNIVITNNTPFFINIGKIFLNHSEVEDNPGYLSPKSETIIKVNKIQSNQNKIQLIYIDDFGKGVPVDFKL
- the fimD_6 gene encoding fimbrial outer membrane usher protein, which gives rise to MKIEKDHYLNKSPLHLLMFGGLFFSFNTSADDYYPPNLLNIEGHSQQVTNEDLSVFRESSIAPGYYHIDFFINKNRIFNREVEFSLMDNAENKKNLVPLLTADEWYQAGVDIPSELIKKDEKFINISLIEHTVSTLDLNRNQYVLTLPQKYINENRRQLNEVNNWDPGIPATLVNYSFSSFNHRSNGETNDSYYGNIQSQINFDAWRFYNYSTWTRNENGKNKWNTLSNVLSRDIYSLKSELQIGDLYSSSQLFDSVKYRGLKLMTDRLMTPYQNRTYAPSVVGIANSESIITITQNGQVIYKKSVPAGPFNIIDYSPMSSGGNLYINVKESDGSEKNFIVPFSSIASLERKGEMRYSFSTGKYDSHNSGDGTYLTQAEAYYGLTDYVTLYSGLLVAEKYQSFGLGSGINFGSYGAITADWLYAKSTVNHDNSLNGNAFRVNYSKKY
- the dsdA_1 gene encoding D-serine dehydratase, producing the protein MQEQLQYLINQSSFTRKPTAELAPFRYEELVKALDFHRTIPGYAPTPLFHLPQLAKTLGVGELYLKDESFRFGLKAFKALGGAYAMARHIADFLEMDISELPYEVMISDEIRKKLNGVTFATTTDGNHGRGVAWMARQLKQKAVVYMPKGSSQERLDAILREGAIAEIVDMNYDDAVRMTAEMADKYGWIVVQDTAWDGYEEIPLWIMQGYGTLMLESLAQLHEVPPTHIFVQAGVGSFAGMVQGMVTAAYGEQAPKVIVAEARIADCLYQSAVSGKADAIPVGGDLQTVMAGLACGEANSIGWNLLRDYSAAFFSCPDAVATRGMRILGNPLPGDPHIISGESGAVTTGLLSILMQSSVYQNAKEALGLDENARVLVISTEGDTDPERYRDIVWDGELPSFKQF
- the fimA_2 gene encoding fimbrial subunit; amino-acid sequence: MTISTKKLFPITLLISTMMASASVLAVETQTGTLSFKGLIYSSSCIIDINDTNSPNANVLMGRYPTSAFDGKDSEVGGENGNGKIEITLEQCPPVGKVTLKLDGKADSSSDQILALDNPTSSETAKNVGIRIYNTKDMSKALVINGSKTESIDVEGADTTWNAEFVAKYISTADTVSPGQADATLNYTITYQ